From one Burkholderia pyrrocinia genomic stretch:
- a CDS encoding TraR/DksA family transcriptional regulator has translation MALDQQQRQTLQQRLKESEQTLRAEIRTSEDQRASESYADLAGASPDEGDEANADLFVDVDHALIGMKLTELRAIGRAQLRMRDGSYGECIDCDAPVGYERLLARPAAERCTHCQSVYERRYATTPRASL, from the coding sequence ATGGCGCTCGACCAACAACAACGGCAGACGCTGCAACAGCGGCTGAAAGAGAGCGAGCAGACGCTGCGTGCGGAAATCCGCACGAGCGAAGACCAGCGCGCGTCGGAATCCTATGCGGACCTTGCCGGCGCGTCGCCGGACGAGGGCGACGAGGCGAACGCGGATCTGTTCGTCGACGTCGATCATGCATTGATCGGCATGAAGCTGACCGAACTGCGCGCGATCGGGCGCGCACAACTGCGGATGCGCGACGGCAGCTACGGCGAGTGCATCGATTGCGATGCGCCGGTCGGTTATGAGCGCCTGCTCGCGCGCCCGGCGGCCGAACGCTGCACGCATTGCCAGTCGGTCTACGAACGACGCTACGCGACGACGCCGCGCGCATCGCTCTGA
- a CDS encoding glycosyltransferase family 4 protein, with protein MTGVQRVAYELTAELARLANADDAPALVVPSDHDPAALPAGARSQTSDRRHGALWEQWTLPRTTRGRTLLSLCNIGPLAKRDQLLMIHDAAIFDLPAGYSLAFRLWYRFAFSILKRRARHIVTVSHFSRARLAARLGVPPALLSVVPGAVDHIDRIDADPAVLSRLNLETDHYVLFVGSLAPGKNLVRALAAIALMRESHPMLRFVIAGGANAKIFGARAAGLREDDPYITWAGYVTDGELKALYEHAGCFVFPSLYEGFGLPPLEAMRCGCPVVVSHEGALPEVCSGAALFCDAYSPPDIAASIARVMDDPELRARLRTMGREHARRYSWQRSARALLDIVRADA; from the coding sequence ATGACGGGCGTTCAGCGGGTGGCATACGAACTGACGGCCGAACTAGCACGCCTCGCGAACGCCGACGATGCGCCGGCGCTCGTCGTGCCGTCCGATCACGATCCGGCGGCATTGCCGGCCGGCGCACGGTCGCAGACCTCCGATCGCCGGCACGGTGCGCTCTGGGAACAATGGACGCTGCCGCGCACGACGCGCGGCCGGACCTTGCTGAGCCTGTGCAACATCGGGCCGCTGGCGAAGCGCGATCAATTGCTGATGATTCATGATGCGGCGATTTTCGATCTGCCGGCCGGTTATTCGCTCGCGTTCCGTCTGTGGTATCGCTTCGCGTTCTCGATCCTGAAGCGGCGCGCACGCCATATCGTGACGGTCTCGCATTTTTCGCGGGCGCGGCTGGCCGCGCGGCTTGGCGTGCCGCCTGCACTCCTGTCGGTCGTGCCGGGCGCAGTCGATCATATCGACCGGATCGATGCCGACCCCGCCGTGCTGTCGCGGCTGAATCTGGAGACGGACCACTACGTGCTGTTCGTCGGGTCGCTCGCGCCCGGCAAGAATCTCGTGCGAGCGCTTGCCGCGATCGCGCTGATGCGCGAGTCGCACCCGATGTTGCGCTTCGTGATCGCGGGCGGCGCCAATGCGAAGATCTTCGGCGCACGGGCGGCCGGCTTGCGCGAAGACGACCCGTACATCACGTGGGCCGGCTACGTGACCGACGGCGAACTGAAGGCGCTGTACGAGCACGCCGGCTGCTTCGTCTTTCCATCGTTGTACGAAGGGTTCGGGCTGCCGCCGCTCGAGGCGATGCGGTGCGGCTGCCCCGTCGTCGTGTCGCACGAGGGCGCACTCCCGGAAGTCTGCAGCGGCGCGGCGCTGTTCTGCGATGCGTATTCGCCGCCGGATATCGCGGCGTCGATCGCGCGCGTGATGGACGATCCCGAACTGCGAGCGCGGCTGCGCACGATGGGCCGCGAGCACGCACGGCGTTATAGCTGGCAGCGCTCGGCGCGCGCGTTGCTCGACATCGTTCGTGCCGATGCCTGA
- a CDS encoding undecaprenyl-phosphate glucose phosphotransferase, with translation MRRAAIAATDVVLVLAGALAAQAASGLAWRELSDAQRGAIALLCVLTAALLPRYLRTVRGGVAPHGGTHVLTQTMVAVVCASVLTVAGTMWIMNRGGTVTTRWIVRTVLAGDAALLLGRAALLALALTRDDPRTRQRRVAVVGATAYGRVAIERMQLASNGPFVAACVFDDDAPAAAGGIGGVPVIDDWNALRDMIRGGEIDEVWLTLPMSHEWRIQRIVRELRDEFVELRLLPDVRQMAVVDRSATDVLGMPAINLATTPRSAPELWAKFAFDRLFAVGVLIPLLPLLSMLAIAVKLSSPGPVLFRQRRKGVDGREFDILKFRTMRVHRVQPGVLRQASRNDSRITRVGAFLRRTSLDELPQFFNVLFGQMSVVGPRPHAIEHDDFYRQLIDCYMYRYRVRPGITGWAQVNGYRGETRKVEAMAARVKFDLFYMQNWSFWFDMKIILLTVVRGFIGRNAF, from the coding sequence ATGCGGCGTGCCGCGATCGCGGCGACCGACGTCGTGCTCGTGCTGGCAGGGGCGCTCGCGGCGCAGGCGGCGTCGGGCCTGGCGTGGCGCGAGCTGTCCGATGCGCAGCGCGGGGCGATCGCGCTGCTGTGCGTGTTGACCGCGGCGCTGCTGCCGCGTTACCTGCGCACCGTGCGCGGCGGCGTGGCGCCGCATGGCGGCACACACGTACTGACGCAGACGATGGTGGCCGTCGTCTGCGCGAGCGTGCTGACGGTGGCCGGCACGATGTGGATCATGAACCGCGGCGGCACGGTCACGACACGCTGGATCGTGCGCACGGTGCTGGCCGGCGATGCGGCGCTGCTGCTCGGCCGCGCCGCGCTGCTGGCGCTCGCGCTGACGCGTGACGACCCGCGCACGCGGCAGCGCCGCGTGGCCGTCGTCGGCGCAACCGCGTACGGGCGCGTGGCGATCGAGCGGATGCAGCTCGCATCGAATGGCCCGTTCGTGGCGGCCTGCGTCTTCGACGACGATGCGCCGGCTGCCGCGGGCGGCATCGGCGGCGTGCCGGTGATCGACGACTGGAACGCGTTGCGCGACATGATTCGCGGCGGCGAGATCGACGAGGTATGGCTGACGCTGCCGATGTCGCACGAGTGGCGGATCCAGCGCATCGTGCGCGAGCTGCGCGACGAATTCGTCGAGCTGCGGCTGCTGCCCGACGTGCGGCAGATGGCAGTCGTCGATCGTTCGGCGACCGACGTGCTCGGCATGCCGGCGATCAATCTCGCGACCACGCCGCGCTCCGCGCCGGAGCTGTGGGCGAAGTTCGCGTTCGACCGGCTGTTCGCGGTCGGCGTGCTGATTCCGTTGCTGCCGCTGCTGTCGATGCTGGCGATCGCAGTCAAGCTGTCGTCGCCGGGGCCCGTGCTGTTCAGGCAGCGTCGCAAGGGCGTCGACGGCCGCGAGTTCGACATCCTGAAGTTCAGGACGATGCGCGTGCATCGCGTCCAGCCGGGCGTCCTGCGGCAGGCGTCGCGCAACGATTCGCGCATCACGCGCGTCGGCGCGTTCCTGCGGCGCACGTCGCTCGACGAGCTGCCGCAGTTCTTCAACGTGCTGTTCGGGCAGATGTCGGTCGTCGGCCCGCGTCCGCACGCGATCGAGCACGACGACTTCTATCGGCAACTGATCGACTGCTACATGTACCGCTACCGCGTGCGGCCCGGCATCACCGGATGGGCACAGGTGAACGGCTATCGCGGCGAGACGCGCAAGGTCGAGGCGATGGCCGCACGCGTGAAGTTCGATCTGTTCTACATGCAGAACTGGAGCTTCTGGTTCGACATGAAGATCATCCTGTTGACGGTCGTGCGCGGCTTCATCGGGCGCAACGCATTCTGA
- a CDS encoding Crp/Fnr family transcriptional regulator, with the protein MLHLHSSYSANAILDALPEDSIRTIAPHLELVRIKAGMLDRVGEPMRHLHFPTTAMMSVQHLMEDGAMVEVAVVGREGVVGLGTLVGGVAASNRVEVRIGGMAYRVPTCVMRAEFERSPETYRLLLNYCQATMAQISRSALCNRHHSVSEQLSRWLLLVHDRIDGDELTVTQQTIANMLGVRREGVTEAAGNLQEAGLIRQRRGRITLLDRDGLEHHACECYDLIRADYRRLLGTRGNARPMPVRPRMPDARCGFPAHGA; encoded by the coding sequence ATGCTTCATCTTCACTCGAGCTACTCGGCGAATGCCATCCTCGATGCCCTCCCGGAGGACAGCATCCGCACCATCGCACCGCATCTCGAACTGGTCAGGATCAAGGCCGGCATGCTCGACCGGGTCGGCGAGCCGATGCGCCATCTGCATTTCCCGACGACGGCAATGATGTCGGTGCAGCACCTGATGGAGGACGGCGCGATGGTCGAGGTGGCGGTGGTCGGCCGCGAAGGCGTGGTCGGGCTTGGCACGCTGGTCGGTGGTGTCGCGGCGTCGAACCGGGTCGAGGTGCGCATCGGCGGCATGGCCTATCGCGTGCCGACCTGCGTGATGCGCGCCGAATTCGAGCGGTCGCCCGAGACTTACCGGCTGCTGCTCAACTACTGCCAGGCGACGATGGCGCAGATCTCGCGCAGCGCGCTGTGCAACCGGCATCACTCGGTCAGCGAGCAGCTCAGCCGTTGGCTGCTGCTGGTGCACGACCGTATCGACGGCGACGAGCTGACTGTCACGCAGCAGACGATCGCGAACATGCTCGGCGTGCGGCGCGAGGGCGTGACGGAAGCGGCCGGCAACCTGCAGGAAGCCGGGCTGATCCGCCAGCGCCGCGGCCGCATCACGCTGCTCGACCGCGACGGCCTCGAACATCACGCGTGCGAATGCTACGACCTGATCCGCGCCGACTATCGCAGGTTGCTCGGCACGCGCGGGAATGCGCGGCCGATGCCGGTGCGCCCCCGCATGCCGGACGCACGTTGCGGATTCCCGGCACATGGTGCGTGA
- a CDS encoding Crp/Fnr family transcriptional regulator: protein MTHQAPDAVAHANGMIELSHSFDANRFLAAVDRDELATLVPHLQLVHLKSGQVLCEPGEMLAAVYLPVTTAISLQYVSSGGMTLEVAEIGSESVVCDDVIGGSGHMPCRAVACRDGFVYRLDRRVFAAAFDVSPVIRHLVFVCVRLLMAQVSQITFCSRHHVLKHQLCRWFLLAYDRTRSIEIQVTHSMLAQMLGVRRETVTDAAGEIQKLGLIRQYRSSIELADLDGLEKMSCGCRAIVRDEMKRILSADSGVPAASRA, encoded by the coding sequence GTGACTCACCAGGCCCCCGACGCCGTCGCGCACGCGAACGGCATGATCGAGCTTTCCCACAGCTTCGATGCGAACCGCTTTCTCGCGGCCGTCGATCGCGACGAACTCGCCACGCTGGTTCCCCACCTCCAACTCGTTCACCTGAAATCGGGGCAAGTGCTGTGCGAACCCGGCGAAATGCTCGCCGCGGTCTACCTGCCCGTCACGACGGCGATTTCGCTGCAGTACGTGTCGTCCGGCGGCATGACGCTGGAAGTCGCGGAGATCGGCAGCGAAAGCGTGGTGTGCGACGACGTGATCGGCGGCAGCGGCCACATGCCGTGCCGTGCCGTCGCCTGCCGCGACGGCTTCGTCTACCGGCTCGACCGGCGCGTGTTCGCGGCCGCGTTCGACGTGTCGCCGGTGATCCGCCATCTCGTGTTCGTCTGCGTGCGGCTGCTGATGGCGCAGGTCTCGCAGATCACGTTCTGCAGCCGTCATCACGTGCTCAAACATCAGTTATGCAGATGGTTCCTGCTGGCGTACGACCGCACGCGCAGCATCGAGATCCAGGTCACGCACAGCATGCTGGCGCAGATGCTCGGCGTGCGGCGGGAAACGGTCACGGACGCCGCCGGCGAAATCCAGAAGCTCGGCCTGATCCGCCAATACCGAAGCTCGATCGAGCTCGCCGACCTCGACGGCCTCGAGAAGATGTCGTGCGGCTGCCGCGCGATCGTGCGCGACGAGATGAAGCGCATCCTGTCGGCCGACTCGGGCGTGCCGGCCGCATCGCGTGCCTGA
- a CDS encoding acyl carrier protein — translation MKNEIRTILKHVAHLEAAIDSIGDGDDLYEAGLSSLDTIQLMLAIEKQFNIEIPDEMLNRNLFRSIDALADTIATLQRSEHSA, via the coding sequence GTGAAAAACGAAATCAGAACCATCCTCAAACACGTCGCCCACCTCGAAGCCGCGATCGATTCGATCGGCGACGGGGACGACCTCTACGAAGCAGGCCTCTCGTCGCTCGATACGATCCAGTTGATGCTCGCGATCGAGAAGCAGTTCAACATCGAGATTCCCGACGAGATGCTGAACCGCAACCTGTTCCGCAGCATCGACGCACTCGCGGACACGATCGCCACGCTGCAACGCAGCGAGCACTCCGCATGA
- a CDS encoding acyl-CoA dehydrogenase family protein, which yields MSALLPELAADSESHRLDEAAHAVAQIAAQHADAVDRDARCPVEAIEAMRARRLLGAMVPAHLGGAGATLEEIASACSILGQACASSAMVFAMHQIQVACIVNHAVDQGWHKLFLQQLVRHQWLLASATSEDGVGGNLRVSQCALETSGGEFRLRKSAPTISYGDYADGILATARRDADAPASEQVLVTLLRDGYTLTRRGEWDTLGMRGTCSNGFVLDAQGAAVQCLPVPFAKIAEDTMVPVSHILWAAVWIGVAGDAFHRAHQFFRAQARQTDGAPSPASRRIAESLELMQAMQARVDTVLRLHANTSARSWSAGMAWAAEINTLKTYVSTTALEVAQQAMMICGMAGYKQGTPFSIGRHIRDLHAAPLMISNDRIAANTASLLLALRPATLEKHS from the coding sequence ATGAGCGCGCTGCTCCCCGAACTCGCGGCCGACAGCGAATCGCATCGGCTCGACGAGGCCGCGCACGCCGTCGCACAGATCGCCGCGCAGCACGCGGATGCGGTCGACCGCGACGCGCGCTGCCCCGTCGAGGCGATCGAGGCGATGCGCGCACGCCGGTTGCTGGGCGCGATGGTGCCGGCCCATCTCGGCGGCGCGGGCGCGACGCTGGAAGAGATCGCTTCGGCCTGCTCGATCCTCGGCCAGGCCTGCGCATCGTCGGCGATGGTGTTCGCGATGCACCAGATCCAGGTCGCCTGCATCGTCAACCACGCCGTCGACCAGGGCTGGCACAAGCTGTTCCTGCAGCAGCTCGTGCGCCACCAGTGGCTGCTCGCGTCGGCCACGTCGGAAGACGGCGTCGGCGGCAACCTGCGCGTGAGCCAGTGCGCGCTCGAAACCAGCGGCGGCGAGTTCCGGCTGCGCAAATCCGCGCCGACGATCTCGTACGGCGACTACGCCGACGGCATCCTCGCGACCGCGCGACGCGACGCGGACGCGCCGGCTTCCGAACAGGTGCTCGTCACGCTGCTGCGCGACGGTTATACGCTCACGCGCCGCGGCGAATGGGACACGCTCGGGATGCGCGGCACGTGCAGCAACGGCTTCGTGCTCGACGCACAGGGCGCCGCCGTTCAGTGCCTGCCGGTGCCGTTCGCGAAGATCGCCGAAGACACGATGGTGCCGGTCTCGCACATCCTGTGGGCCGCGGTCTGGATCGGCGTGGCCGGCGACGCATTCCATCGCGCACACCAGTTCTTCCGCGCGCAGGCACGCCAGACCGACGGCGCGCCGTCGCCCGCGTCGCGGCGCATCGCCGAATCGCTCGAGCTGATGCAGGCGATGCAGGCCCGCGTCGACACCGTGCTGCGCCTCCACGCGAATACGTCGGCCCGATCGTGGTCGGCCGGCATGGCCTGGGCCGCCGAGATCAACACGCTGAAGACCTACGTGTCGACCACGGCACTCGAAGTCGCGCAACAGGCAATGATGATCTGCGGGATGGCCGGCTACAAGCAAGGCACGCCGTTCAGCATCGGCCGCCACATTCGCGACCTGCACGCGGCGCCGCTGATGATCAGCAACGACCGCATTGCCGCCAACACTGCGAGCCTGCTGCTCGCGCTGCGTCCTGCGACGCTGGAGAAACATTCGTGA
- a CDS encoding amino acid--[acyl-carrier-protein] ligase, protein MNDRLAVPSTAPTPADAPLDRAGVNPLRDELIDAGLLVSTGIQGLFGRSERFERVVEALDAFVTRLGADQQAEVLRFPPAMSRLEFERSEYMKSFPQLAGSVHAFCGDEHQHQRLLQCLDRGDDWTENQKPTYVVMTPAACYPVYPVVARAGALPGDGRIVDVFSYCFRHEPSLDPTRMQLFRMREYVRIGTPEQIVAFRETWIERGTRMIDALRLPNAIDLANDPFFGRGGKIVANSQREQNLKFELLIPIEHDDRQTACLSFNYHMDHFGLLWDIRTATGDVAHTGCVGFGLERLTLALFRHHGFDIDAWPRDVRDVLWGTR, encoded by the coding sequence GTGAACGATCGCCTCGCCGTGCCCTCCACCGCCCCCACTCCCGCCGACGCGCCGCTCGACCGCGCGGGCGTCAACCCGCTGCGCGACGAGTTGATCGACGCCGGCCTGCTGGTCTCGACCGGCATCCAGGGCCTGTTCGGCCGCAGCGAGCGGTTCGAGCGCGTCGTCGAAGCGCTCGACGCGTTCGTCACGCGCCTCGGCGCCGACCAGCAGGCCGAAGTGCTGCGCTTCCCGCCGGCGATGAGCCGCCTGGAGTTCGAGCGCAGCGAATACATGAAGAGCTTCCCGCAGCTCGCGGGCAGCGTGCATGCGTTCTGCGGCGACGAGCACCAGCACCAGCGCCTGCTGCAGTGCCTCGATCGCGGCGACGACTGGACGGAAAACCAGAAGCCGACCTACGTCGTGATGACGCCGGCCGCGTGCTACCCGGTCTATCCGGTCGTCGCACGCGCGGGCGCGCTACCCGGCGACGGCCGGATCGTCGACGTGTTCTCGTACTGCTTCCGCCACGAGCCGTCGCTCGACCCGACCCGGATGCAGTTGTTCCGGATGCGCGAATACGTGCGGATCGGCACGCCCGAGCAGATCGTCGCGTTCCGCGAGACGTGGATCGAGCGCGGCACGCGGATGATCGACGCGCTGCGCCTGCCGAACGCGATCGATCTCGCGAACGACCCGTTCTTCGGGCGCGGCGGCAAGATCGTCGCGAACAGCCAGCGCGAGCAGAACCTGAAGTTCGAGCTGCTGATCCCGATCGAGCACGACGACCGGCAGACGGCATGCCTGAGCTTCAACTACCACATGGATCATTTCGGGCTGCTGTGGGACATCCGCACCGCGACGGGCGACGTCGCGCACACGGGCTGCGTCGGCTTCGGCCTCGAACGGCTCACTCTCGCGCTGTTCCGCCACCACGGCTTCGATATCGACGCGTGGCCGCGCGACGTCCGCGACGTGCTGTGGGGGACGCGATGA